The Candidatus Poribacteria bacterium region GCCGATGGGACGGTTGTTACGATTGCATCACATTACGACGGTAAGCGGTTGAACAGTCCAAATGATGTGATTGTGAAATCGGATGGCAGCATCTATTTTTCCGATCCGCCCTACGGTTTAACAGCCGATTACGGTATTGAGGGGGAGCAGGACCTTGACTTTCAGGGTGTCTATCGGCTTTCCCCCGACGGTCAGACGCTGACACTGTTGGTTGATGATTTTGATCGCCCGAATGGTCTCTGCTTTTCACCGGACGAGTCAATCCTTTATATTGACGACACCGAACGTATGCACGTCCGTGTGTTTGATGTCCAGTCAGATGGTACAATTGCGAATGGACGGATTTTTGCGATGGTATGAAAATTGATGCACATGGGAATGTCTATCTCACCGGTCCAGGCGGTATCTGGATTTTTGATACGTCCGGGGAGCATCTTGGTGTCCTCCAAACTCCTGAACGCGCTGCTAACCTTGGTTGGGGTGGCGATGACTGGAGCACACTTTTTATTACGGCAAGCACTTCGATTTATCGCATCCAGTGTAAGGTTTCGGGAATTCCTGTTCCATAAAACCTGTGATTGGCTGAGGAGGCAACAAAGATGAAAAAGTTGACGCGGCTGGCGATTCTGATTGCTGTCCTTTCTGTTTTGATACTCAGTATAAATACACCTATAAACCCACAGATGGGTATGAAGCCCGATCCGGTCGGGGAGGAGGGAAATAAGATGGATATGAAAATTTGGAAAATCGCGCTATTGATGAGCGATATGGAGAAAGCGGAAGATCTGTATGTCAACAAACTAGGTCTTAAAGTGCTAGACCGTCTTGATCTCGGTGAACTTGGTGAGGCGATCTTCTTGGATGCAGGTAACGTGAATCTAGAACTCATCCCTGCTGCTGCATTTGAGGGTGTTTGGGGGTTAGACCGTCCGGGCGTCCATCACATCTCGTTCAAGTCTGACGATGTTGAGGGTGGTACAGAAGTGCTGCGCGAAAAAGGCGTTACTGTGAAAAAGGAGCCTTTCCAGCCGCTTGAGGGGATGACCCTTGCCTTCTTTGACGGGCTCGATGGGGTCAATTTGCAGCTGTACCGTCACGATAAGGGAGAAGAGTAGGAAGAGCATAGGCCTCACGCTGATTGAGACACTTGGAATGGGAAGACGGGAAAATTG contains the following coding sequences:
- a CDS encoding VOC family protein, with product MKKLTRLAILIAVLSVLILSINTPINPQMGMKPDPVGEEGNKMDMKIWKIALLMSDMEKAEDLYVNKLGLKVLDRLDLGELGEAIFLDAGNVNLELIPAAAFEGVWGLDRPGVHHISFKSDDVEGGTEVLREKGVTVKKEPFQPLEGMTLAFFDGLDGVNLQLYRHDKGEE